The Tachysurus vachellii isolate PV-2020 chromosome 10, HZAU_Pvac_v1, whole genome shotgun sequence genomic sequence GTCGTTCTCCTCGAACCAGCTGATCAGGTACTCGAGCACGGACGATACGGTGGACTGAGGAACAGGaacaaataaatcagacaatcagacagcaTGAGCTCAGACGCTGACATCATCGAACATCATCATGTCTCTGTGACGTGAGGGGGAACGTTACCTGAGGGAGTTTACTGACGATGCTGAGGAATGGAGGGAAGCCGAGCTGATGGAACAAAGGCACAGAATCAGTGATGAAGCTCTTCTTCTTGTTCCTGATGTAAAATATCTACAGATTTAACTCATattttacactgagattattttgtgtatgtctgtgtgtgtgtgtatgtgtgtgtgtatatgtgtctgtgtgtgtatttgtgtgtgtatgtatgtgtgtgtatgtgtgtataagtgtgtatgtgtgtataagtgtctatgtgtgtgtatttgtgtgcgtatgtgtgtgtgtgtatgtgtgagtgtatgtgtgtgtgtgtgtgtatgtatgtgtgtgtatgtgtgtgtaagtgtgtataagtgtgtataagtgtgtgtatgtgtgtgtataagtttgtataagcacttatgtacgtcgctctggataatggcgtctgccaaatgctgtaaatgtaaatgtataagtgtgtgtatgtgtgtatgtatgtgtgtatgtgtgtgtatactgtatgtgtgtgtgaataagtttgtctgtgtgtgtgtatatgtgtgtgtgaataagtgtgtgtgtgtatgtgtgtatgtgtgtgtgtgtatgtgtgtataagtgtgtgtatgtgtgtgtatatgtgtgtatatgtgtgtatatgtgtgtgtataagtgtgtacgtgtgtgtatatgtgtgtatatgtgtgtgtatgtgtgtatatgtgtgtatatgtgtgtatatgtgtgtatatgtgtgtgtatatgtgtgcgtatatgtgtccGTATATGTGTCCGTATATGTGtccgtatatgtgtgtgtatatgtgtgtatatgtgtgtgtatacgtgtgtatacgtgtgtatatgtgtgtatacgtgtgtatatgtgtgtatatgtgtgtatacgtgtgtatatgtgtgtatacgtgtgtatacgtgtgtatacgtgtgtatacgtgtgtgtatacgtgtgtatacgtgtgtgtatacgtgtgtatacgtgtgtatacgtgtgtgtatacgtgtgtatacgtgtgtatacgtgtgtatacgtgtgtgtatacgtgtgtatacgtgtgtatacgtgtgtatacgtgtgtatacgtgtgtgtatacgtgtgtatacgtgtgtgtatacgtgtgtatacgtgtgtatacgtgtgtatacgtgtgtgtatacgtgtgtatacgtgtgtatacgtgtgtgtatacgtgtgtatacgtgtgtatacgtgtgtgtatacgtgtgtgtatacgtgtgtatacgtgtgtatacgtgtgtgtatacgtgtgtatacgtgtgtatacgtgtgtatacgtgtgtatactCCCACACCTTGACATAATCGAGTCCTGGACTCTGTGTGTCTCCGTCACTCTGAGTAACATTCAGATAAACTTTTTCACCCAAACTAAATCTCTTCCATCCGTCTTCATCGTCTGCTCCGGGCTGAAGACAGATAAAGTGGTGTTTTGTTGCAGGTTagtttgtaaatgatttttgaGCAAACTAATAAACcaagtctgtggtaataaactagtctgtggtaataaactagtctgtggtaataaacaagtctgtggtaataaacaagtctgtggtaataaacaagtctgtggtaataaactagtctgttgtaataaactagtctgtggtaataaactagtctgttgtaataaactagtctgtggtaataaactagtctgtggtaataaacaagtctgtggtaataaacaagtctgtggtaataaactagtctgtggtaataaacacgtctgtggtaataaacaagtctgtggtaataaactagtctgttgtaataaactagtctgttgtaataaactagtctgtggtaataaactagtctgtggtaataaactagtctgtggtaataaacaagtctgtggtaataaacaagtctgtggtaataaacaagtctgtggtaataaacaagtctgtggtaataaacaagtctgtggtaataaacaagtctgtggtaataaactagtctgtggtaataaactagtctgtggtaataaacaagtctgtggtaataaactagtctgttgtaataaactagtctgtggtaataaactagtctgtggtaataaactagtctgttgtaataaactagtctgtggtaataaacaagtctgtggtaataaactagtctgtggtaataaacaagtctgtggtaataaactagtctgtggtaataaactagtctgttgtaataaactagtctgttgtaataaactagtctgttgtaataaactagtctgtggtaataaactagtctgtggtaataaactagtctgtggtaataaacaagtctgtggtaataaactagtctgtggtaataaactagtctgtggtaataaacaagtctgtggtaataaacaagtctgtggtaataaacaagtctgttgtaataaacaagtctgtggtaataaactagtctgttgtaataaactagtctgtggtaataaacaagtctgtggtaataaactagtctgtggtaataaactagtctgtggtaataaactagtctgtggtaataaactagtctgtggtaataaactagtctgtggtaataaacaagtctgtggtaataaactagtctgttgtaataaactagtctgttgtaataaactagtctgttgtaataaactagtctgttgtaataaactagtctgtggtaataaactagtctgtggtaataaacaagtctgtggtaataaactagtctgtggtaataaacaagtctgtggtaataaacaagtctgttgtaataaacaagtctgtggtaataaactagtctgttgtaataaactagtctgtggtaataaactagtctgtggtaataaactagtctgtggtaataaacaagtctgtggtaataaactagtctgttgtaataaactagtctgtggtaataaactagtctgtggtaataaactagtctgttgtaataaactagtctgtggtaataaacaagtctgtggtaataaactagtctgtggtaataaacaagtctgtggtaataaactagtctgtggtaataaactagtctgttgtaataaactagtctgttgtaataaactagtctgttgtaataaactagtctgtggtaataaactagtctgtggtaataaactagtctgtggtaataaacaagtctgtggtaataaactagtctgtggtaataaactagtctgtggtaataaacaagtctgtggtaataaacaagtctgtggtaataaacaagtctgttgtaataaacaagtctgtggtaataaactagtctgttgtaataaactagtctgtggtaataaacaagtctgtggtaataaactagtctgtggtaataaactagtctgtggtaataaactagtctgtggtaataaactagtctgtggtaataaacaagtctgtggtaataaactagtctgtggtaataaactagtctgttgtaataaactagtctgttgtaataaactagtctgttgtaataaactagtctgtggtaataaactagtctgtggtaataaactagtctgtggtaataaacaagtctgtggtaataaactagtctgtggtaataaacaagtctgtggtaataaacaagtctgttgtaataaacaagtctgtggtaataaactagtctgttgtaataaactagtctgtggtaataaacaagtctgtggtaataaacaagtctgtggtaataaactagtctgttgtaataaactagtctgttgtaataaactagtctgtggtaataaactagtctgtggtaataaactagtctgtggtaataaactagtctgtggtaataaactagtctgtggtTAAAGtagatttagtttttatttattttcacatgaggTTTAATTTCTCACCATGACAACGTTGTCATCGAGAAACTGGGCTTTCCAGTGCTGCCGATGTTTGGAGACgctctgaaacagaaaaaacactgcAGCTCAACATCATGGAGTAAAATCAGGAGCAGCGTTGGTGTGAAGGAGCAGAccacaccactgaacaccacaccactgaacaccacaccactgaacaccacaccactgaacaccacacCACTGAACTAGTCACTGTTACTAACCTGAGCCTTTAGTTACTGACAACATTCACATCAACAAAGATCAAGTAACAACTACAGGTTTTATTTATGAAGGAATCTCATGTGGAATGTCAGTgtcaccacatcatcatcatcaccatgtgAACgatctgttactatggaaacgatagtgtatcagagtgagtacattaatataaacctgctctacagtcagagctgctgttagagagaattcatcaccacctgaacaccaatcaggGTCCAGGATGTTTTAAGGATGttttagacagacagaaagacagacagacagacagacagacaggcagagagacaggcagagagacagacagacagacagacaggcagagagacagacagagagatagacagagagatagacaaacagacagacagacaggcagagagacaggcagagagacaggcagagagacagacaggcagacaggcagagagacagacagagagacagacagtcagacagacagagagacagtcagacagagagacagacagacaggcagagagacagacagtcagacagacaaagagacagacagtcagacagagagacagacagacagtcagagagacagagagacagacaaacagacagacagacagacagacagacaggcagagagacagacagacagacagacagacagacagacagacagacagacaggcagagagacagacagtcagacagacagagagacagtcagacagagagacagacagacaggcagagagacagacagtcagacagacagagacagacagtcagacagagagacagacagacagtcagagagacagtcagacagacagacagagagacagacagtcagagagacagacagacagagacagtcagagagacagacagacagtcagagagacagacagacagacagtcagagagacagtcagacagacagtcagagagacagacagacagtcagacagtcagagacagacagtcagagagacagacagacagacagtcagagagacagtcaaacagacagagagacagacagacagacagacagacagtcagagagacagacagtcagagagacagtcagacagacagagagacagacagacagacagacagacagtcagagagacagtcagacagacagacagacagacagacagtcagagacagacagacagacagtcagacagacagacagacagacagtcagagagacagtcagacagacagacagagagagttgaATAAAATAACATCAGTGTGTTTATGAGGTTTGTGCAGGTGAAGATAACAAACCTGACGGATTTGAGAGAAGTTGCTGACTTGTTGCTGCTGCCACTGAAGGCCAGGAGAGAAACCCTGTGGTGCAGCACGACACTctgacacctacacacacacacacacgtacacacacacatatacacatacacacacacacacgtacacacacacacatatacacacacacacacatacacacacacacacacagttttatttacattataaatcCATGTGGAATCTCTGCACTGTTCCTCTCTCACACTTACAGAGACATTTACAGTTTGgtttttcttcagttttctcGGGTCGATCTGAGCCACAACCACATCTGGGCAAAGTGATGCTTCTCTTCTGTAGTGAAcacaacaattattattattattattattaacacagtaaATACAGTGACTAAAGTGTTGAAGCTGAACACAGTTGAACATCTTCATGTTACAAAGGGACACCAGTTTATTGccccacaccacaccacagaacaccacacaccacaccacacaccactaaacaccacaccacagaacaccacaccacacaccacaccacaccacacacaacaccacacacaacaccacaccacaccactaaacaccacaccacaccactgaacaccacaccacacaccacaccacacaccacaccacaccactaaacaccacatcacacaacaccacacacaacaccacaccactaaacaccacaccacaccacaccacacacaacacaacacaacaccacaccacacaccaccacacacaacacaacaccacacatcacaacaccacacatcacaacacaacaccacacacaacacaacacatcacaacacatcacaccacaccacaccataccacacacaacaccacacaacaccacacaacacaacacaacaccacacaacacaacacaacaccacacaacacaacacaacaccacacaacacaacacaacacaacacaacaccacaccactgaACACTTACTGAACCCGTCTCAGATACTCGTGCGGATTTCTTGGCGGTTCGGTCAGACTACAGTCCTCATCATCACTCGGCCCCAGCGGTAAGAGTCTCGGCATTAAATCCTCCACATCTGACTTCATGGCTAATGATCATTAAATACAGAAAGTCTTATTTCACTGTTTATAACAGCGTTATAACGTCACAATCCGAGACCCTAATGCGTGTTATATCCGTATGTAAGTAAAATATAGGGATTAatctaataaatctaataaatctaataaatctaataaatctaataaaacaaCCTCCTCTTTCTGCACTTTATTTACTACAGCAGCGCTGTGCAGCTTGTAATGACGCCAATAAAATGCGACAGTTAGCGAGGCGGTTCTTCTTCGTCTTATGTTCCAACACGATCTCGACACAGCGCCGCCTGGCGTTCATACAGCACCACAACACCATGTACAtgtgtacattcattcattcgtgtgtgtatgtatatgtgtgtgtatgagtatgtgtgtgtgtgtgtgtgtgtgtgtatgtgtgtgtgtgtttgtgtatgtgtgtgtgtgtgtgcgtgtgtgtgtatgtgtgtgtgtgtgtgtttgtgtatatgtgtgtgtgtatgtgtgtatgtgtgtgcgtgtgtgtgtatgtgtgtgtgtgtatatgtgtatgtgtgtgtgtgcatatgtgtgtgtgtgtgtgtatgtgtgtgtgtatatgtgtatgtgtgtgtgcatatgtgtgtgtgtgtgtgtgtgtatatgtgtatgtgtgtgtgtatatgtgtatgtgtgtgtgtgtgtgtgtatatgtgtatgtgtgtgtgcatatgtgtgtgtgtgtgtgtgtatatgtgtatgtgtgtgtgtgcatatgtgtgtgtgtgtgtgtatgtgtgtgtgtatatgtgtatgtgtgtgtgcatatgtgtgtgtgtgtgtgtatatgtgtatgtgtgtgtgtatatgtgtatgtgtgtgtgtatatgtgtatgtgtgtgtgtatatgtgtatgtgtgtgtgtgtgtgtgtatgtgtatgtgtgtgtgtatatgtgtgtgtgtgtgtgtgtgtgtgtgtgtgtgtgtgtgtgtgtgtgtgtctgtgtgtttagcCTGTTTCACATTATATACCGTTTATGATTCTGAACAGATTCTTGTTTCATGGCACATTTCAGTGCAGAGGAATGTAATTTACACTTAGTGCAATCTTAATGTACAGCAGTGGAGAGTAATTGTACAGTCAACTAATATAATTGTAcaatgattaaattaaattacacttgacagtaaacacacactgacaggtgACTGTGGGTCGTTTCCTTCAGGTCTGTTAGCTGCTTTTCCTGCCCAAGTTCTCGACGCACCCTGAAAGATCTTCAG encodes the following:
- the gemin2 gene encoding gem-associated protein 2 is translated as MKSDVEDLMPRLLPLGPSDDEDCSLTEPPRNPHEYLRRVQREASLCPDVVVAQIDPRKLKKNQTVNVSVSECRAAPQGFSPGLQWQQQQVSNFSQIRQSVSKHRQHWKAQFLDDNVVMPGADDEDGWKRFSLGEKVYLNVTQSDGDTQSPGLDYVKLGFPPFLSIVSKLPQSTVSSVLEYLISWFEENDFVPQLGRWLYALLACLEKPLLPEAHSLIRQLARRCSAVRAQLENKDDERLSALNLMICIVARYFEQNDLADKE